From the Saccharobesus litoralis genome, one window contains:
- a CDS encoding cytochrome c-type biogenesis protein: protein MYTTLIRSLSSLILSCCIFMVNAEVHENYQFETDKQQTLFLQLTKELRCPKCQNQNIADSNAGVALDLKNKTYQLVKEGKSKDDVIDYMVQRYGNFVTYKPPVNTITIWLWLGPALVAGLLFTTVVVRSRRKHPSLTDDSESKPVVEQSSQPSSAALQQARELLSKNKQQGAKDD, encoded by the coding sequence ATGTATACAACTCTAATTAGAAGCTTATCTTCTTTAATATTGAGCTGTTGTATTTTTATGGTTAACGCTGAAGTTCATGAAAATTATCAGTTCGAAACAGATAAACAACAAACCCTTTTTTTACAGTTAACGAAAGAGTTACGTTGTCCGAAATGTCAAAATCAAAACATTGCCGATTCTAATGCGGGAGTCGCTTTAGATTTAAAAAACAAAACGTATCAGCTTGTTAAAGAAGGCAAAAGTAAAGACGATGTTATTGATTACATGGTTCAACGTTATGGTAATTTCGTTACTTACAAACCACCAGTAAATACTATCACTATTTGGTTGTGGTTAGGCCCAGCTTTGGTTGCGGGGCTATTGTTTACCACAGTCGTTGTGCGCAGTCGTAGAAAACACCCCAGTTTAACTGACGACTCAGAAAGTAAACCAGTAGTTGAGCAAAGTAGCCAACCTAGTTCTGCCGCGTTACAGCAGGCTAGAGAACTATTAAGCAAGAATAAACAACAAGGAGCTAAAGATGACTGA
- the ccmI gene encoding c-type cytochrome biogenesis protein CcmI codes for MTDALLAIALLSLISIGYLALPISRMRKAQLNNDELLKNNEQKILLQKQQEFDEDLVADRMAQDEYEQSTQDLTLELASLIERQNQQTKQVGVKLNAVIAVPFIIVVLSMGFYLFQGKMQQLEQWQSAVAQRADLGQKIVMGQGGDVTFEDLRTFYLGLRTKLAEQPDDAIGWLLLGRVAASINDVEAAIKALEQSLKLEPNKRSTRLSYAQTLIATQQDNYLHKAKQVLQGLLRDDGSDVESAMLLGYVENQLGNHKIAKVIMAEVLERLPANDERRGLILQAIPSLANGEQVADNSMESVSSIASKTVTVKLAGLKDKVGQYQWLFVFARPAKKGPPFAVKKIPLASGLPNEVVLSDKDAMIASMNLSSLSTAYISVRFSKDEEVKLDDDEIEFHSSLTTLNSDSNTDIVF; via the coding sequence ATGACTGATGCATTGCTTGCAATAGCTCTATTATCGCTTATTAGTATAGGGTACTTGGCTTTACCCATTAGTCGTATGCGTAAAGCGCAGCTAAACAACGACGAATTACTAAAAAACAATGAACAAAAAATTCTGCTACAAAAACAACAAGAGTTTGATGAAGATTTAGTTGCTGACCGTATGGCTCAGGATGAATATGAGCAATCAACTCAAGATTTAACGCTTGAGCTTGCCAGTTTAATAGAGCGGCAAAATCAACAAACTAAACAAGTTGGTGTTAAATTAAACGCCGTGATTGCGGTGCCTTTTATCATTGTGGTTTTATCGATGGGTTTTTATTTGTTTCAAGGCAAAATGCAGCAATTGGAACAATGGCAATCAGCGGTTGCACAGCGCGCTGACTTAGGGCAAAAAATCGTTATGGGTCAAGGTGGCGATGTTACTTTTGAAGATTTACGAACCTTTTACTTAGGCTTGCGCACCAAACTTGCTGAACAACCGGATGATGCAATCGGGTGGTTATTACTCGGCCGAGTTGCTGCTTCAATTAATGATGTCGAAGCGGCAATTAAAGCGCTTGAACAATCACTTAAATTGGAGCCGAATAAACGCTCTACGCGTTTAAGTTATGCGCAAACGTTAATTGCAACTCAACAAGATAATTATTTGCATAAAGCGAAGCAAGTCCTGCAAGGGTTGTTACGTGATGATGGTAGTGACGTTGAATCTGCAATGTTACTTGGTTATGTAGAGAATCAGTTAGGCAACCATAAAATAGCAAAAGTGATTATGGCTGAGGTACTCGAGCGTCTACCGGCCAATGATGAACGTCGCGGCCTAATTTTACAGGCCATTCCTTCTTTAGCCAATGGTGAGCAAGTCGCTGATAATTCTATGGAGTCGGTTTCTTCTATTGCTAGCAAAACGGTGACAGTTAAATTGGCTGGACTTAAAGATAAAGTGGGTCAGTATCAATGGCTGTTTGTCTTTGCTAGACCTGCTAAAAAAGGACCGCCTTTTGCAGTGAAAAAGATACCTTTAGCCTCTGGTTTACCAAACGAAGTGGTATTGTCAGATAAAGATGCCATGATAGCCAGCATGAATTTAAGCAGTCTATCAACCGCTTATATCAGTGTTCGTTTTTCAAAAGATGAAGAAGTTAAACTAGATGATGATGAAATTGAATTTCACTCGTCATTAACTACGTTAAATTCAGATAGCAATACAGATATCGTTTTTTAA
- a CDS encoding MlaA family lipoprotein — protein MQLKTSLVAFIAILASGCSSLPEQESNKQTSQVSNSQVESGDTVDKRDPLESINREVWDFNYQVLDKHVLRPVAVGYRDYMPLPARKGLVNATDNLDETAAILNNSLQGKFSDALTSLGRFTINSTLGVFGLFDIASKLGLEQKHESFEETLGVYGVDTGPYLMMPAYGPTDVRTTAGGVVDGMYLPLSDLNIWASVGRVSVKALEARIQLMDQEALLEDSFDSYTFVKEAYFQRLEYKVKDGKVAKPQESKQDLEDFEAFEEELEGLEGL, from the coding sequence ATGCAGCTTAAAACGAGTTTAGTGGCCTTTATTGCCATTTTAGCCTCAGGGTGTAGTTCGCTCCCCGAACAAGAGTCTAATAAACAGACCAGTCAGGTTTCTAATTCACAGGTTGAAAGTGGTGACACTGTTGATAAACGTGATCCATTGGAATCAATTAACCGTGAAGTTTGGGATTTTAATTACCAAGTATTAGATAAACACGTGTTAAGACCCGTAGCTGTCGGGTACCGAGATTATATGCCGTTGCCAGCGCGTAAAGGTTTGGTTAATGCGACAGATAACTTAGATGAAACCGCAGCTATTTTAAATAACTCATTGCAGGGGAAATTTAGCGATGCGTTGACTAGTCTAGGTCGCTTTACCATTAATTCGACTCTTGGTGTTTTTGGTCTTTTTGATATTGCGAGTAAGCTTGGCTTAGAGCAAAAACATGAAAGTTTTGAAGAAACTCTAGGCGTTTATGGTGTCGATACGGGCCCTTATCTTATGATGCCAGCCTATGGCCCTACAGATGTACGCACTACCGCTGGTGGAGTCGTTGACGGAATGTATTTACCTTTATCTGATTTGAATATTTGGGCAAGCGTGGGGCGTGTATCAGTTAAAGCACTAGAAGCCCGTATTCAGTTGATGGATCAAGAAGCCTTACTTGAGGACAGTTTTGACTCATATACTTTTGTTAAAGAAGCTTATTTTCAACGCTTAGAATACAAAGTCAAAGATGGCAAAGTTGCAAAACCGCAAGAGAGCAAGCAAGACTTAGAGGATTTTGAAGCCTTTGAAGAGGAGCTTGAGGGATTAGAAGGACTTTAA
- a CDS encoding DUF6170 family protein — protein sequence MALYFSSSQVPALQKYSFSNRIQILAIAISLLSVPQKLLLNIAKLIILTALFFIVAKLQGWTMLLPMVAIVVTYPLVINPMMLFMAQKNLKRAIEKYEHEAAKQAEDESEQNTEK from the coding sequence ATGGCTTTATATTTTTCATCTTCTCAAGTACCTGCATTACAAAAGTATTCATTTTCAAACCGTATACAAATATTGGCCATTGCCATCTCTTTATTGTCTGTACCGCAAAAGCTATTGCTCAACATTGCTAAATTGATCATCTTAACTGCGCTTTTCTTTATTGTGGCAAAATTACAAGGTTGGACCATGTTACTGCCTATGGTCGCTATCGTCGTCACCTACCCTTTGGTAATAAACCCTATGATGCTGTTTATGGCACAGAAAAACTTAAAGCGAGCCATTGAAAAATATGAACACGAAGCGGCAAAACAAGCAGAAGATGAAAGCGAGCAAAACACAGAAAAATAA
- the bfr gene encoding bacterioferritin, whose amino-acid sequence MKTDNQLIVLLNEVLTAELTSINQFFLHARMYKNWGLSALNEKCYKKSIKDMKQADDLIERILFLEGLPNLQRLGTLKIGEKTDEMLKCDLTFQLEQVPLLKRAIAECEKAQDYVSRDLLEEILEYEEGHIDWLETQEYQISSMGIENYLQAQL is encoded by the coding sequence ATGAAAACAGATAACCAACTTATTGTTTTACTTAACGAAGTTCTAACTGCCGAGTTAACTTCTATAAACCAGTTTTTTTTACATGCGCGTATGTATAAAAATTGGGGACTGTCTGCTTTAAATGAAAAATGCTACAAAAAATCGATTAAGGATATGAAACAAGCCGATGATTTGATTGAGCGTATTTTGTTTTTAGAAGGATTACCTAATTTGCAACGTTTAGGCACGTTAAAAATTGGTGAAAAAACGGATGAAATGCTTAAGTGTGATCTAACGTTTCAATTAGAGCAGGTTCCATTATTAAAACGAGCTATTGCTGAATGTGAGAAAGCGCAAGATTACGTTTCACGTGATTTACTGGAAGAGATACTCGAATATGAAGAAGGTCATATTGATTGGTTAGAAACCCAAGAGTATCAAATTTCTAGTATGGGTATTGAAAATTACCTGCAAGCTCAACTTTAG
- the bfr gene encoding bacterioferritin: MKGNKQVIDALNTLLANELSAMDQYFIHSRMYEDWGLNKLYERIAHESDDERDHASKLIERILFLEGTPDMTTRDGLLIGNDVPSMLENDLKVEYAVGKLLKDTIALCEKEQDYVSRDLLETLLEETENDHAYWLEQQLRLIKMLGLPNYLQSQM, from the coding sequence ATGAAAGGTAATAAACAAGTTATAGACGCGTTAAATACATTACTGGCTAATGAGTTGTCGGCAATGGATCAATATTTTATTCATTCACGCATGTACGAAGATTGGGGATTGAATAAATTGTATGAGCGCATTGCTCATGAATCTGATGATGAAAGAGATCATGCGTCAAAACTCATTGAGCGTATTCTATTTTTAGAGGGTACGCCAGACATGACAACTCGCGATGGTTTGTTGATTGGTAACGACGTTCCCAGCATGCTAGAAAACGACTTAAAGGTTGAATATGCAGTTGGTAAGTTATTGAAAGACACCATTGCGCTTTGTGAAAAAGAGCAAGACTATGTGAGCCGTGATCTATTAGAAACGCTACTCGAAGAAACTGAAAATGACCATGCATATTGGTTAGAGCAGCAGTTGCGTTTAATTAAAATGTTGGGCTTACCAAACTACTTACAGTCTCAAATGTAG
- a CDS encoding extracellular solute-binding protein, with translation MKKLLPLLTLGLGLIACSEQKSAQVESQQAEKPPVAQTQTVNIYSYRQPFLIEPILEAFTAETGIKTNVVFAKKGLIERLKREGEHTEADIVLTSNLSALLQLQEEALTQKIVSAEVEQNVPNQFRDEHGQWIALTKRTRSIYSAKTLGDLSNINYEDLADPKYKGQICTRSGKHPYNLGLVASMIAHNGVEQTQAWLEGVKANLARKPQGNDRAQVKAIKEGLCTLSLGNSYYLGKMVMDTEQKAWADAVNINFPNQSSRGTHINVSGVVLTKHAKNQDAAIKLIEFLTQNKAQQIYASVNMEYPVKQGVALSELVASWGTFKEDKIAIDKISQYRSDALKLLDQVQFDL, from the coding sequence ATGAAAAAACTTCTACCACTACTCACTTTAGGGTTAGGACTAATTGCGTGCTCTGAACAAAAATCTGCACAAGTTGAATCGCAACAGGCTGAAAAACCACCTGTCGCTCAAACTCAGACTGTTAATATTTATTCGTACCGTCAACCGTTTTTGATTGAACCTATCTTGGAAGCCTTTACCGCAGAAACTGGCATTAAAACTAACGTGGTTTTTGCTAAAAAAGGTTTAATTGAACGATTGAAGCGCGAAGGTGAGCATACAGAAGCTGATATTGTTTTAACGTCTAACCTTAGTGCGTTATTGCAATTACAAGAAGAAGCATTAACACAAAAAATTGTTTCTGCAGAAGTTGAACAAAACGTACCCAATCAATTTCGTGATGAGCATGGCCAATGGATTGCATTAACTAAACGTACGCGCAGTATTTATTCGGCAAAAACCTTAGGTGATCTGTCTAATATTAATTACGAAGATTTAGCTGACCCGAAATATAAAGGGCAAATCTGTACTCGCAGTGGTAAGCACCCGTACAATTTAGGTTTAGTGGCGTCTATGATTGCTCACAATGGCGTAGAGCAAACGCAAGCATGGCTAGAAGGTGTTAAGGCGAATTTAGCTCGTAAGCCACAAGGGAATGATCGTGCGCAAGTTAAAGCGATTAAAGAAGGGCTTTGTACGCTATCTTTGGGTAATAGTTATTACCTAGGGAAAATGGTAATGGATACCGAGCAAAAAGCCTGGGCTGATGCGGTTAATATTAATTTCCCTAACCAGTCTTCACGTGGTACGCATATTAACGTGAGTGGCGTTGTGTTAACTAAACATGCTAAAAATCAAGATGCAGCCATTAAGTTGATCGAGTTTTTAACTCAAAACAAAGCACAGCAAATCTATGCTTCGGTTAATATGGAATATCCAGTCAAACAAGGTGTTGCACTATCTGAATTAGTGGCATCTTGGGGTACATTTAAAGAAGATAAAATTGCTATTGATAAAATCAGTCAATACCGTAGCGATGCATTAAAATTATTAGATCAAGTTCAATTTGATCTTTAA
- a CDS encoding PIG-L deacetylase family protein — MFKFLIFLLYFMSACCFSAEPQWLKNTQSVLVVLAHPDDETWLSGSLALFSQQKKHIQVIYATSGGAGKDRSGRGLSGANLAKVREQESIAALKKLGVKLPPIFWRLDDKQLEAVDYAKQIEQQLKSLSDKRHYELFISFGKTGITGHLDHIFIGEQTLNYWRDHQNSPYFLQVQVSDARANHAQKVAEKFKHPYRIYQPVANELVQLRIDVKAFQPQRVAAFNQYATQFPLSLQSLWKVFTQESSVEEFSVVKR, encoded by the coding sequence ATGTTTAAGTTTTTAATTTTTTTACTTTATTTTATGAGCGCTTGCTGTTTTTCGGCTGAGCCGCAATGGCTAAAAAATACCCAATCTGTATTAGTTGTACTAGCTCATCCAGACGACGAAACATGGTTAAGTGGCTCTTTAGCTTTGTTTAGCCAGCAAAAAAAACACATACAAGTGATATATGCGACTTCGGGGGGTGCTGGTAAAGACAGATCGGGCAGGGGACTTTCCGGTGCAAATTTGGCTAAAGTTAGAGAGCAAGAAAGTATTGCCGCATTAAAAAAGCTAGGGGTTAAATTGCCACCTATTTTTTGGCGTTTGGATGACAAACAACTTGAAGCTGTTGATTACGCTAAGCAAATTGAACAGCAATTAAAATCGCTATCGGATAAACGCCACTACGAACTTTTTATTAGTTTTGGTAAAACCGGAATAACAGGCCACTTAGATCATATCTTTATTGGCGAGCAAACATTAAATTATTGGCGAGACCATCAAAATAGCCCTTACTTTTTACAAGTGCAGGTGTCTGACGCACGCGCGAACCATGCGCAAAAAGTGGCTGAAAAATTTAAGCATCCTTATCGTATTTACCAGCCTGTTGCGAATGAATTGGTGCAATTACGAATTGATGTGAAAGCATTTCAGCCACAACGTGTAGCGGCATTTAATCAATACGCCACGCAATTTCCTTTAAGCTTACAATCTTTGTGGAAAGTTTTTACTCAAGAGTCTAGCGTCGAAGAGTTTAGTGTAGTTAAGCGCTAG
- a CDS encoding sulfatase family protein — MNIKQFSKLPLFSALALAIGLTACGQDTNKAPTPSVAEKATEPTKPNLVIFYVDDLGYGDLSSYGATAVSTPNVDRLANNGIKFTDAHSSAATCTPSRYSLLTGEYAFRKKAAVLKGDAAMIISPEQPTLPKMLAKQGYTSAVVGKWHLGLGDGKQAINWNEAVKPGPLEIGFDYSFLLPATGDRVPTVYLENHHVINLDKADPLSVSYEKKIGDRPTGYENPELERQAADHQHNKTLINGIGRIGWMAGGKSAEWVDEDFYKVFTDKANNFIAQNKDKPFFLFFPFHDIHVPRLPHPMFQGKTEMGPRGDAIVQMDWITGQVVDQLEKQGVLDNTIIIFTSDNGPVLDDGYADQAVELLGDHKPAGIYRGGKYSAFEAGTRVPTILHYPAKVKPGVSDELMSQIDVYASMASLLGIELANDEAIDSHNQADAWLDSKAKGRDELIEEAYTLALRSGEWKYIEPANKTLAWVENEKKIEHGVSKIAQLYNIKKDPSETTNVASQHPDLVAKLDKRLQALKILKTRQ; from the coding sequence GTGAACATTAAACAATTTTCCAAATTACCCTTATTCTCTGCCCTGGCGTTAGCTATTGGACTAACCGCATGTGGACAAGATACTAACAAAGCTCCAACGCCAAGCGTGGCTGAAAAAGCCACTGAACCCACTAAACCTAATTTGGTTATATTTTATGTTGACGATTTAGGCTATGGCGATCTTAGCTCATACGGTGCAACGGCAGTCAGTACACCAAACGTTGATAGATTAGCTAACAACGGTATTAAATTTACTGATGCCCACAGCTCAGCTGCCACCTGTACCCCTTCGCGTTATTCTCTGCTCACTGGTGAATATGCGTTTAGAAAAAAAGCCGCTGTACTTAAAGGTGACGCAGCAATGATTATTTCACCTGAGCAGCCGACATTGCCTAAAATGCTCGCCAAACAAGGTTACACAAGTGCCGTGGTGGGTAAATGGCACCTAGGTTTAGGTGACGGAAAGCAAGCAATCAATTGGAATGAAGCCGTGAAGCCGGGGCCATTAGAAATTGGTTTTGATTATAGTTTCTTATTACCCGCTACTGGCGATCGTGTACCCACCGTATACCTTGAAAATCACCACGTGATTAATTTAGATAAAGCTGATCCTCTGAGTGTCAGTTATGAGAAAAAAATTGGCGATCGTCCAACTGGTTATGAAAACCCTGAGCTAGAGCGCCAAGCGGCTGATCATCAACACAATAAAACCCTAATTAATGGTATCGGCCGTATTGGCTGGATGGCAGGCGGAAAAAGCGCTGAATGGGTAGATGAAGACTTTTACAAAGTATTTACCGACAAAGCGAATAATTTTATTGCCCAAAATAAAGATAAGCCTTTCTTCTTATTTTTCCCGTTCCATGACATTCACGTACCTCGTTTACCGCATCCTATGTTTCAAGGAAAAACAGAGATGGGCCCACGTGGTGACGCTATAGTGCAAATGGATTGGATCACGGGTCAAGTGGTTGATCAGCTAGAAAAGCAAGGTGTACTTGATAATACTATTATTATTTTTACCAGCGATAATGGCCCTGTATTAGATGATGGTTACGCCGACCAAGCTGTCGAATTATTAGGTGATCACAAGCCCGCGGGGATCTATCGAGGTGGTAAATACAGCGCATTTGAAGCCGGTACACGCGTTCCAACTATTTTGCACTACCCTGCAAAAGTTAAACCTGGTGTAAGCGATGAACTGATGAGTCAAATCGATGTTTACGCCTCAATGGCTAGCTTATTAGGCATTGAATTAGCTAACGACGAAGCGATAGATAGCCACAACCAAGCTGATGCGTGGTTAGACAGCAAAGCGAAAGGCCGAGATGAGTTAATTGAAGAAGCTTACACCCTTGCTCTGCGTTCGGGAGAGTGGAAGTACATTGAACCCGCTAATAAAACGCTAGCTTGGGTAGAAAATGAAAAGAAAATTGAACACGGTGTAAGCAAAATCGCCCAGCTATACAACATTAAGAAAGATCCATCAGAAACCACAAATGTTGCTAGCCAGCACCCTGATCTTGTGGCTAAGTTAGACAAACGATTACAAGCGTTAAAAATATTAAAAACACGCCAATAA
- a CDS encoding arylsulfatase, whose translation MTKLSSIKTALGLALGLCLLSACSSPDTQSSNLKQKTHNTTSTQPNDKPDIVFIVTDDQGWGDIGFNNNPILETPNIDKLAQTSTRLTNFHVDPTCSPTRSALLTGKHSLKAGVWHTILGRYMLGPEHVTLAEALKDQGYDTAIFGKWHLGDNYPYRPQDQGFDEVFIHGGGGVGQTPDYWGNTQFDDTYFRNGELEKTQGYATKVWFDAALEHMRKPRTKPLFTFIPLNAPHGPYRAPEEYIQPYIEKGLARTAASFYGMITYIDDEVGRVREFIRQSGKEDNTIFIYMTDNGSSLKPTWDNTKLNSKKFPDIEKLSQKHPNWIHNGNMRGYKGSVHEGGHRVPFYISYPKGKLTTGAIDALTAHYDIMPTLLDLVGSEQSLPNLDGTSLVKLLKEGKDNKLDSRSVIITNQRVYHPSQLRPTAIAYKHWRYVTFNNKGELFDLRNDPSQQVNVAKQHPSVVTLLKQKHQNWWQENVELGFKDRYIHVGNPAENPVRLNAMDWMEVPDKQPVPWFIGHQSPSEEYDYIHWLTEEDKYFALPWYIDVEKAGHYQVKAYFHDIPAATPVQKQFCVIDANGEKHVQKVWGRASHCVVDIMLKPGKQKITAWFTDNKQNLTSEKAAFYLYLDKI comes from the coding sequence ATGACTAAGTTATCATCTATTAAAACAGCACTTGGATTAGCATTAGGGCTTTGTCTACTATCAGCTTGCTCTTCCCCAGACACGCAGTCCAGCAATCTAAAACAAAAAACTCACAATACAACATCTACCCAACCTAATGACAAACCTGATATCGTATTTATTGTTACCGATGACCAAGGCTGGGGCGATATTGGATTTAATAACAATCCAATACTAGAAACACCCAATATCGATAAGCTGGCTCAAACAAGTACTCGTTTAACCAACTTTCATGTTGACCCGACCTGCTCACCAACTCGCTCGGCCTTACTTACCGGTAAGCATTCACTTAAAGCCGGTGTTTGGCATACAATCCTTGGCCGCTATATGCTAGGCCCTGAACATGTCACTTTGGCTGAAGCATTGAAAGACCAAGGTTACGACACGGCTATTTTTGGTAAATGGCACTTAGGCGACAACTACCCATATCGCCCTCAAGATCAAGGCTTTGATGAAGTCTTTATCCATGGTGGTGGTGGCGTAGGTCAAACACCTGACTATTGGGGCAATACTCAGTTCGACGATACTTATTTTAGAAATGGTGAACTAGAAAAAACTCAAGGTTATGCAACCAAGGTTTGGTTTGATGCTGCTCTTGAGCATATGCGCAAACCACGCACTAAACCATTATTTACCTTTATCCCACTCAATGCACCGCATGGCCCATATCGTGCGCCTGAAGAGTATATTCAACCCTATATCGAAAAAGGGTTAGCTCGCACTGCCGCTAGCTTTTACGGCATGATCACCTATATCGATGATGAAGTGGGCAGAGTACGTGAATTCATTCGTCAGTCCGGTAAAGAAGACAACACCATTTTTATCTATATGACAGACAATGGTAGCTCACTCAAACCAACGTGGGACAATACCAAGTTAAATAGCAAAAAGTTTCCTGACATTGAGAAATTAAGCCAAAAACACCCTAATTGGATACACAATGGCAATATGCGTGGCTATAAGGGATCGGTACACGAAGGCGGGCATCGCGTTCCGTTTTATATTTCTTACCCTAAAGGCAAATTAACAACTGGGGCTATTGACGCATTAACCGCTCACTACGACATTATGCCTACCCTATTGGACTTAGTGGGTAGTGAACAATCATTGCCAAACCTTGATGGTACAAGCTTAGTTAAGCTGTTAAAGGAAGGAAAAGATAATAAGCTTGATAGTCGTAGCGTTATCATTACCAACCAGCGTGTATATCACCCAAGTCAATTACGCCCAACAGCCATTGCATACAAACACTGGCGCTATGTAACATTTAACAATAAAGGTGAACTGTTTGATTTACGTAACGATCCATCACAACAGGTCAACGTCGCCAAACAACACCCTAGCGTTGTAACATTATTAAAGCAAAAACATCAAAACTGGTGGCAAGAAAATGTCGAACTGGGTTTTAAAGATCGTTACATTCATGTCGGCAACCCTGCGGAAAACCCTGTTCGTTTAAATGCCATGGATTGGATGGAGGTACCCGATAAGCAGCCTGTACCTTGGTTTATAGGGCACCAATCGCCATCAGAAGAATATGATTACATCCATTGGTTAACAGAAGAAGATAAGTACTTCGCGTTGCCTTGGTATATCGATGTAGAAAAAGCGGGACATTATCAAGTGAAAGCCTATTTTCATGATATTCCAGCAGCCACGCCAGTACAAAAGCAGTTTTGTGTCATTGACGCGAATGGTGAAAAGCATGTACAAAAAGTTTGGGGACGTGCATCCCATTGCGTAGTCGATATCATGCTAAAACCTGGCAAACAAAAAATCACGGCTTGGTTTACAGACAATAAACAAAACTTAACATCAGAAAAAGCCGCGTTTTATTTATACTTAGACAAAATTTAA